One window of the Manihot esculenta cultivar AM560-2 chromosome 14, M.esculenta_v8, whole genome shotgun sequence genome contains the following:
- the LOC110600648 gene encoding probable BOI-related E3 ubiquitin-protein ligase 3: MAVEARHLNLFPSQLLGNREIMNHIEANSNIYNPQMGYRVPLSGTTTAETLLPMYSSVNTDSIPQKTPIKSESGLTYNYNLPMSRKRPRESISPLLPCPTPQLIKTASPFSFLGQDLSLQIEQQQLDIDRLISQHMEKVRMELEDRRKRQARRIIEAIEEGMLKTLRAKEEEIEKIGKLNWALEERVKSLCIENQIWRDLAQTNEATANALRTNLEQVLAAQVMDERTRGAGLGETAAEMDDAQSCCGSSGGGEGDKLSERCTLVSGGMLDKDTISRLCRNCGKEESCVLLLPCRHLCLCTVCGSSLNACPICKATKNASFLVNMS; the protein is encoded by the exons ATGGCTGTAGAAGCCCGGCATCTCAATCTCTTCCCTTCACAACTCTTAGGCAACAg GGAAATAATGAATCATATTGAAGCAAATTCGAATATCTACAACCCACAGATGGGATATCGAGTTCCATTATCAGGAACTACAACTGCAGAGACTCTGCTTCCCATGTACAGTTCCGTAAACACAGATTCAATCCCTCAAAAAACACCAATCAAATCTGAAAGCGGCCTCACCTACAACTACAATCTGCCTATGTCCAGAAAGCGCCCAAGAGAATCTATCAGTCCTCTTCTCCCATGCCCAACTCCCCAACTCATCAAGACTGCTTCTCCCTTCTCCTTTCTAGGCCAAGACCTCTCCCTCCAGATCGAGCAACAGCAACTAGACATCGATCGCCTTATTTCTCAACAT ATGGAGAAAGTGAGGATGGAGTTGGAAGACAGGAGAAAGAGACAAGCGAGAAGGATAATAGAGGCAATAGAGGAAGGAATGCTGAAGACGCTAagggcaaaagaagaagaaatcgAGAAGATAGGTAAATTAAATTGGGCACTGGAAGAGAGGGTGAAATCCTTGTGCATAGAGAACCAAATATGGCGAGACCTGGCACAAACCAACGAGGCCACGGCCAATGCCCTAAGGACAAACCTGGAACAAGTCCTGGCAGCGCAGGTTATGGACGAGCGCACCCGAGGCGCAGGATTAGGCGAAACGGCAGCAGAAATGGACGATGCCCAGTCATGCTGTGGCAGCAGCGGTGGCGGCGAGGGGGATAAGTTATCGGAACGGTGTACGTTGGTAAGTGGGGGGATGCTGGATAAGGACACAATTAGTAGGCTCTGCAGGAACTGTGGGAAGGAGGAATCGTGTGTGTTGCTATTGCCATGCAGGCATCTGTGCCTCTGCACTGTTTGTGGGTCTAGTCTCAATGCTTGCCCAATCTGTAAAGCCACCAAGAATGCCAGTTTCCTTGTTAACATGTCATGA
- the LOC110631367 gene encoding 60S ribosomal protein L27 — protein sequence MDKIKEEEPVILAHFVHIKIFTQILSVADAETEQRSQASQLQPRIVKFLKPNKAVILLQGRFAGRKAMIVRSFDDGTRDRPYGHCLVAGISKYPSKVIKKDSSKKTAKKSRVKAFMKVVNYSHLMPARYTFDVGLKDMVSPDALVTKDKKVTADKVIKKRFEERFKTGKNRWFFSKLRF from the exons ATGGACAAAATTAAAGAAGAGGA GCCTGTAATTTTGGCCCATTTCGTTCATATTAAGATCTTCACGCAGATCCTATCAGTAGCAGACGCTGAGACTGAGCAGCGATCTCAAGCCTCTCAGCTACAACCAAGGATTGTCAAGTTCTTGAAACCAAACAAGGCCGTTATCCTTCTCCAGGGCCGCTTCGCCGGCAGGAAGGCTATGATTGTCCGATCCTTCGATGACGGCACACGCGACCGCCCCTACGGCCACTGCCTTGTCGCTGGCATATCCAAGTACCCATCGAAGGTGATCAAGAAAGACTCTTCGAAGAAGACAGCCAAGAAGTCACGAGTGAAAGCGTTTATGAAGGTTGTTAATTATAGCCATCTGATGCCTGCTAGATACACTTTTGATGTAGGCTTGAAGGATATGGTTAGTCCTGATGCGTTGGTGACGAAGGACAAGAAGGTTACGGCTGACAAAGTAATCAAGAAGAGGTTTGAGGAGAGATTCAAGACTGGGAAGAACCGATGGTTCTTTTCCAAGCTCAGGTTTTGA
- the LOC110631366 gene encoding protein Iojap, chloroplastic — protein MAASTALFIAGAGAGSHFSGEFQLLGRFEPGFSQRHGRQTGWLWLNEQQLPHCNRLCQIPRAKKLKLKLSFALRKDSDDNFLSNVEDTDEMFDDLFNKHGKVVFRRNDQKPPSAEVDDDAESLSFAVAMAKVASEVKAADIRVLFVKPLVYWTRFFIIATAFSRPQIDAIASKIRDLAEKKYGKVPSGDTKPNSWTLLDFGDVVIHVFLPQQRAFYNLEEFYGNATPIELPFENQPPFRS, from the exons ATGGCAGCGTCCACCGCCCTATTCATCGCCGGTGCTGGTGCTGGGAGTCATTTCTCCGGTGAGTTCCAGCTACTGGGTCGCTTTGAACCTGGATTCTCTCAAAGGCACGGAAGGCAAACTGGGTGGTTATGGCTTAATGAGCAACAGTTACCGCACTGCAATCGGCTGTGCCAAATACCCAGAgccaaaaaattgaaattaaagctCAGTTTCGCTCTTCGCAAAGACTCTGACGATAACTTTCTCTCG AATGTAGAAGATACCGATGAAATGTTCGATGACTTGTTTAACAAACATGGGAAGGTGGTATTTAGGAGAAATGACCAGAAGCCTCCCAGTGCAGAGGTTGATGATGATGCTGAAAGTTTGTCGT TTGCGGTGGCAATGGCCAAGGTTGCGAGTGAGGTTAAAGCTGCAGATATTAGGGTACTTTTTGTGAAGCCGCTCGTGTATTGGACTCGGTTCTTTATCATTGCAACAGCATTTTCACGCCCTCAGATTGATGCTATTGC GTCAAAAATAAGGGATCTTGCTGAGAAGAAATATGGAAAAGTTCCATCAGGGGACACAAAACCTAACTCATGGACGCTGTTGGATTTTG GTGATGTAGTAATCCATGTATTTCTTCCGCAGCAGAGAGCTTTCTATAACTTGGAAGAATTCTATGGCAATGCAACACCCATTGAACTCCCTTTTGAGAACCAACCTCCTTTTCGCAGTTAA